The Chlorocebus sabaeus isolate Y175 chromosome 16, mChlSab1.0.hap1, whole genome shotgun sequence genome window below encodes:
- the TMC8 gene encoding transmembrane channel-like protein 8 isoform X2, translating into MLPLRSVPSERAPGVPEPEELWEAEMERLRCSGVPVRGLPYAMMDKRLIWQLREPAGVQTLRWQRWQRRRQTVERRLREAAQRLARGLGLWEAALYEIGGLFGTGIRSYFTFLRFLLLLNLLSLLLTASFVLLPLAWLRPPDPGPALNLTLQCPGSRQSQPGVLRFHNQLWHVLTGRAFTNTYLFYGAYRVGPESSSVYSIRLAYLLSPLACLLLCFCGTLRRMVKGLPQKTLLGQGYQAPLSAKVFSSWDFCIRVQEAAIIKQHEISNEFKVELEEGHRFQLMQQQTRAQRACHLLSYLRVNVLIGLLVVGAISAIFWATKYSQDNKEESLFLLLQYLPPGVIALVNFLGPLLFTFLVQLENYPPNTEVNLTLMWCVVLKLASLGMFSFSLGQTILCIGRDKTSCESYGYNACDYQCWENSVGEELYKLSIFNFLLTVAFAFLVTLPRRLLVDRFSGRFWAWLEREEFLVPKNVLDIVAGQTVTWMGLFYCPLLPLLNSVFLFLTFYIKKYTLLKNSRASSRPFRASSSTFFFQLVLLLGLLLAAVPLGYVVSSIHSSWDCGLFTNYSAPWQVVPELVALGLPPIGQRALRYLGSHAFSFPLLIMLSLVLTVCISQTQANARAIHRLRKQLVWVQEKWHLVEDLSRLLPEPGLSDFPGPKSPASQASRPRSFCPGFPCPGSPGPRAPPPGPSIVDASGLRSTCPGPHGTPASARRFRFPSVAEL; encoded by the exons ATGCTGCCGCTGCGATCGGTGCCATCGGAGCGGGCCCCTGGGGTGCCGGAGCCGGAGGAgctgtgggaggcagagatggagcgGCTGCGCTGCTCCGGGGTGCCCGTGCGCGGGCTGCCCTATGCCATGATGGACAAGCGCCTCATCTG GCAGCTGCGGGAGCCCGCGGGGGTGCAGACCTTGCGCTGGCAGAGGTGGCAGCGCCGGCGGCAGACGGTGGAAAGGCGCCTGCGGGAGGCAGCGCAGAGGCTGGCCCGGGGCCTTGGGCTCTGGGAAGCGGCGCTCTACGAGATCGGGG GCCTCTTCGGCACCGGAATCCGGTCCTACTTCACCTTCCTCCGCTTCCTGCTGCTACTCAACCTGCTGAGCCTGCTGCTCACGGCAAGCTTCGTGCTGCTGCCCCTGGCCTGGCTCCGCCCCCCTGACCCAGGCCCCGCCCTGAACTTGA CCCTCCAGTGCCCTGGCAGCCGCCAGTCCCAGCCTGGCGTTTTGAGGTTCCACAATCAACTCTGGCATGTTTTAACTGGCAGG GCCTTCACCAACACCTATCTCTTCTATGGTGCGTACCGAGTGGGGCCTGAGAGCAGCTCGGTGTACAGCATCCGCCTGGCCTACCTCCTCAGCCCGCTGGCCTGCCTGCTTCTCTGCTTCTGTGGGACTCTGCGGCG GATGGTGAAGGGGCTGCCGCAGAAGACTCTGCTGGGTCAGGGCTATCAGGCACCTCTCAGCGCCAAGGTCTTCTCCTCGTGGGACTTCTGCATCCGGGTGCAGGAAGCGGCCATCATCAAGCAGCATGAGATCAGCAACGAGTTCAAG GTGGAGCTGGAGGAGGGCCATCGCTTCCAGCTGATGCAGCAGCAGACCCGGGCCCAGAGGGCCTGCCACCTGCTCTCCTACCTGCGGGTCAACGTACTCATCGGGCTCCTGGTGGTTGGGGCCATCAGCGCCATCTTCTGGGCTACCAAGTACTCACAGGACAACAAGGAG GAGTCCCTGTTTCTGCTGCTCCAGTACCTGCCCCCTGGGGTCATCGCCCTGGTCAACTTCCTGGGTCCCCTCCTGTTCACATTCCTGGTCCAGCTGGAGAACTACCCTCCCAACACGGAAGTCAACCTCACCCTGATGTG GTGTGTGGTGCTGAAGCTGGCCAGCTTGGGGATGTTCTCCTTCTCCCTGGGTCAGACCATACTGTGCATTGGCAGAGACAAGACCAGCTGTGAGTCCTACGGCTACAACGCTTGTGACTATCAG TGCTGGGAGAACTCCGTGGGGGAGGAGCTGTACAAGCTGAGTATCTTCAACTTTCTCCTCACCGTGGCCTTCGCCTTCCTGGTCACCCTGCCTCGGAG GCTGCTGGTGGACCGGTTCTCAGGCCGGTTCTGGGCCTGGCTGGAACGAGAGGAGTTCCTGGTCCCCAAGAATGTGCTGGACATCGTGGCGGGGCAGACGGTCACCTGGATGGGCCTCTTCTACTGCCCCCTGCTGCCCCTGCTGAATAGcgtcttcctcttcctcaccttTTACATCAAGAAG TACACCCTCCTGAAGAACTCCAGGGCATCTTCACGGCCCTTCCGCGCCTCCAGCTCCACCTTCTTCTTCCAGCTGGTGCTCCTCCTGGGCCTGCTTCTGGCTGCAGTGCCCCTGGGCTATGTGGTCAGCAg CATCCACTCTTCCTGGGACTGCGGCCTCTTCACCAACTATTCTGCCCCCTGGCAAGTGGTCCCAGAGCTGGTGGCCCTTGGGCTCCCGCCCATTGGCCAGCGTGCCCTCCGCTACCTGGGCTCCCACGCCTTCAGCTTCCCCCTCCTCATCATGCTCAG CCTCGTCCTGACGGTGTGCATCTCCCAGACCCAGGCCAATGCCAGGGCCATCCACAGGCTCCGGAAGCAGCTGGTGTGG GTTCAGGAGAAGTGGCACCTGGTGGAGGACCTGTCGCGACTGCTGCCGGAGCCAGGCCTGAGCGACTTTCCGGGCCCCAAGTCCCCTGCCTCCCAAGCTTCGCGCCCTCGGTCCTTCTGCCCCGGATTCCCGTGCCCTGGCTCTCCGGGCCCCCGGGCCCCGCCGCCGGGCCCCTCCATTGTGGATGCCTCGGGACTGCGTTCCACTTGCCCTGGACCGCACGGTACCCCGGCCTCCGCTCGTAGATTCCGCTTCCCCAGCGTCGCAGAGCTGTAA
- the TMC8 gene encoding transmembrane channel-like protein 8 isoform X1 — MLPLRSVPSERAPGVPEPEELWEAEMERLRCSGVPVRGLPYAMMDKRLIWQLREPAGVQTLRWQRWQRRRQTVERRLREAAQRLARGLGLWEAALYEIGGLFGTGIRSYFTFLRFLLLLNLLSLLLTASFVLLPLAWLRPPDPGPALNLTLQCPGSRQSQPGVLRFHNQLWHVLTGRAFTNTYLFYGAYRVGPESSSVYSIRLAYLLSPLACLLLCFCGTLRRMVKGLPQKTLLGQGYQAPLSAKVFSSWDFCIRVQEAAIIKQHEISNEFKVELEEGHRFQLMQQQTRAQRACHLLSYLRVNVLIGLLVVGAISAIFWATKYSQDNKEESLFLLLQYLPPGVIALVNFLGPLLFTFLVQLENYPPNTEVNLTLMWCVVLKLASLGMFSFSLGQTILCIGRDKTSCESYGYNACDYQCWENSVGEELYKLSIFNFLLTVAFAFLVTLPRRLLVDRFSGRFWAWLEREEFLVPKNVLDIVAGQTVTWMGLFYCPLLPLLNSVFLFLTFYIKKYTLLKNSRASSRPFRASSSTFFFQLVLLLGLLLAAVPLGYVVSSIHSSWDCGLFTNYSAPWQVVPELVALGLPPIGQRALRYLGSHAFSFPLLIMLSLVLTVCISQTQANARAIHRLRKQLVWQVQEKWHLVEDLSRLLPEPGLSDFPGPKSPASQASRPRSFCPGFPCPGSPGPRAPPPGPSIVDASGLRSTCPGPHGTPASARRFRFPSVAEL; from the exons ATGCTGCCGCTGCGATCGGTGCCATCGGAGCGGGCCCCTGGGGTGCCGGAGCCGGAGGAgctgtgggaggcagagatggagcgGCTGCGCTGCTCCGGGGTGCCCGTGCGCGGGCTGCCCTATGCCATGATGGACAAGCGCCTCATCTG GCAGCTGCGGGAGCCCGCGGGGGTGCAGACCTTGCGCTGGCAGAGGTGGCAGCGCCGGCGGCAGACGGTGGAAAGGCGCCTGCGGGAGGCAGCGCAGAGGCTGGCCCGGGGCCTTGGGCTCTGGGAAGCGGCGCTCTACGAGATCGGGG GCCTCTTCGGCACCGGAATCCGGTCCTACTTCACCTTCCTCCGCTTCCTGCTGCTACTCAACCTGCTGAGCCTGCTGCTCACGGCAAGCTTCGTGCTGCTGCCCCTGGCCTGGCTCCGCCCCCCTGACCCAGGCCCCGCCCTGAACTTGA CCCTCCAGTGCCCTGGCAGCCGCCAGTCCCAGCCTGGCGTTTTGAGGTTCCACAATCAACTCTGGCATGTTTTAACTGGCAGG GCCTTCACCAACACCTATCTCTTCTATGGTGCGTACCGAGTGGGGCCTGAGAGCAGCTCGGTGTACAGCATCCGCCTGGCCTACCTCCTCAGCCCGCTGGCCTGCCTGCTTCTCTGCTTCTGTGGGACTCTGCGGCG GATGGTGAAGGGGCTGCCGCAGAAGACTCTGCTGGGTCAGGGCTATCAGGCACCTCTCAGCGCCAAGGTCTTCTCCTCGTGGGACTTCTGCATCCGGGTGCAGGAAGCGGCCATCATCAAGCAGCATGAGATCAGCAACGAGTTCAAG GTGGAGCTGGAGGAGGGCCATCGCTTCCAGCTGATGCAGCAGCAGACCCGGGCCCAGAGGGCCTGCCACCTGCTCTCCTACCTGCGGGTCAACGTACTCATCGGGCTCCTGGTGGTTGGGGCCATCAGCGCCATCTTCTGGGCTACCAAGTACTCACAGGACAACAAGGAG GAGTCCCTGTTTCTGCTGCTCCAGTACCTGCCCCCTGGGGTCATCGCCCTGGTCAACTTCCTGGGTCCCCTCCTGTTCACATTCCTGGTCCAGCTGGAGAACTACCCTCCCAACACGGAAGTCAACCTCACCCTGATGTG GTGTGTGGTGCTGAAGCTGGCCAGCTTGGGGATGTTCTCCTTCTCCCTGGGTCAGACCATACTGTGCATTGGCAGAGACAAGACCAGCTGTGAGTCCTACGGCTACAACGCTTGTGACTATCAG TGCTGGGAGAACTCCGTGGGGGAGGAGCTGTACAAGCTGAGTATCTTCAACTTTCTCCTCACCGTGGCCTTCGCCTTCCTGGTCACCCTGCCTCGGAG GCTGCTGGTGGACCGGTTCTCAGGCCGGTTCTGGGCCTGGCTGGAACGAGAGGAGTTCCTGGTCCCCAAGAATGTGCTGGACATCGTGGCGGGGCAGACGGTCACCTGGATGGGCCTCTTCTACTGCCCCCTGCTGCCCCTGCTGAATAGcgtcttcctcttcctcaccttTTACATCAAGAAG TACACCCTCCTGAAGAACTCCAGGGCATCTTCACGGCCCTTCCGCGCCTCCAGCTCCACCTTCTTCTTCCAGCTGGTGCTCCTCCTGGGCCTGCTTCTGGCTGCAGTGCCCCTGGGCTATGTGGTCAGCAg CATCCACTCTTCCTGGGACTGCGGCCTCTTCACCAACTATTCTGCCCCCTGGCAAGTGGTCCCAGAGCTGGTGGCCCTTGGGCTCCCGCCCATTGGCCAGCGTGCCCTCCGCTACCTGGGCTCCCACGCCTTCAGCTTCCCCCTCCTCATCATGCTCAG CCTCGTCCTGACGGTGTGCATCTCCCAGACCCAGGCCAATGCCAGGGCCATCCACAGGCTCCGGAAGCAGCTGGTGTGG CAGGTTCAGGAGAAGTGGCACCTGGTGGAGGACCTGTCGCGACTGCTGCCGGAGCCAGGCCTGAGCGACTTTCCGGGCCCCAAGTCCCCTGCCTCCCAAGCTTCGCGCCCTCGGTCCTTCTGCCCCGGATTCCCGTGCCCTGGCTCTCCGGGCCCCCGGGCCCCGCCGCCGGGCCCCTCCATTGTGGATGCCTCGGGACTGCGTTCCACTTGCCCTGGACCGCACGGTACCCCGGCCTCCGCTCGTAGATTCCGCTTCCCCAGCGTCGCAGAGCTGTAA